A window of Trichomycterus rosablanca isolate fTriRos1 chromosome 5, fTriRos1.hap1, whole genome shotgun sequence contains these coding sequences:
- the LOC134315303 gene encoding probable E3 ubiquitin-protein ligase HERC3: MTQHLRNEKHCPKQELSLFSGRTLDLKKKKVALFSSGQEHVVLVSKAGTVFEWKRSESNIPRSFSNLTDRQIAQVACGNNHSIVLTKDGQLFTWGENSNGQLGLGTDKPSSRCPEPLKSLYGIPLAQISAGGDHSFALSLSGTVFGWGKNSTGQLGLGDLEDRHVPACVKSLKQKKTAFISCGEDHTAVLTKGGVMFTFGSGCYGQLGHNSLRNELRPRVVAEFWGTKVSHIACGRYHTLALVGSSKTLYAFGCAEQQQLGNEHKTNQCVPVSVHLPPEYNSDQAVQKIIAGGNLSVICFSKQVNNTESNQCLFEGTAVLDMEIIDRWILASNSKSWKNVKREIKKIFSSASIINGSFIEKSGDKHYKTGRGHSGLDLSLARLSFMKLAKRENILSEIVERVEKNLLPSLGSTSVSAEALRIYLILPELLQVLSKQQRCLQLTIDFASAILHLDDESQDILTSLWTRLPDSYFEMLVKTFHSVCEYFMSQMKTSPLNYWTEVTPLLKVLQRLYTINSRRVSQLADNHFHINIITELFVLLTLHPISELMDILDEEIWEASHLRVLQRQSVFGSTVTYVKMRKHNYTLPLKVKFLSEDGIDHGGICAEFFSLLGHEITKRSDVIQVLDDSGLFWFSTEPSRGVLYFIGIMCGLAFYNHHFMNIGFPLALFKKLLNHSPTLSDLEELSPVEARCLKDLLFEDEDVEEVFCLDFTVKGQELIPNGAEIPVTNVNRQKYVDLYVDYVFNKSVKHQFEEFAEGFSRGCPFDFWKMYQPEELKDLLYGKAEYKWKEFQKGATYECCSPSDNLIQNFWTVFFEMDEEHQKRLLKFIYGTDRLPVGGLSKKHLKIVRCFSDDADNRFPSAQTCYGVLLLPDYSNIKILREKLTDAITFCDVFGNA; this comes from the exons ATGACACAACACCTGAGAAATGAGAAACACTGTCCTAAACAAGAGTTGTCATTGTTTTCAGGACGCACTTTAGATCTGAAGAAGAAGAAAGTTGCTTTATTCAGCAGTGGACAGGAGCATGTTGTGCTTGTGTCCAAGGCAGGAACAGTGTTCGAGTGGAAACGTTCAGAGTCCAACATACCCAG AAGCTTCAGCAACTTGACTGACAGACAAATTGCACAAGTAGCATGTGGGAATAATCACTCAATTGTTCTAACCAAAG ATGGTCAGTTGTTCACATGGGGTGAAAACTCCAATGGTCAGCTGGGTTTGGGAACCGATAAGCCGAGCTCTCGGTGTCCTGAACCCCTGAAGTCTCTGTATGGGATCCCATTGGCTCAGATCAGCGCTGGAGGAGACCACAGCTTTGCCCTGTCTCTGTCTGGTACTGTTTTTGGCTGGGGCAAGAATAGCACGGGGCAGCTGGGGCTTGGAGACTTGGAGG ATAGGCATGTTCCTGCTTGTGTGAAGAGCTTAAAGCAAAAGAAGACTGCATTCATCTCATGTGGAGAGGACCATACTGCTGTTCTGACAAAG GGAGGAGTGATGTTCACTTTTGGTTCAGGTTGTTACGGGCAGCTTGGACATAACTCACTCAGAAATGAGCTTCGACCTCGTGTGGTTGCTGAATTCTGGGGGACCAAAGTGTCCCATATTGCATGTGGAAG GTACCACACCCTAGCACTGGTGGGATCATCAAAAACTCTTTATGCATTTGGTTGTGCTGAACAACAGCAGCTGGGAAATGAACATAAGACCAATCAGTGTGTACCAGTTTCtgtacacctgccaccag AATATAATTCAGATCAGGCCGTTCAGAAAATCATTGCTGGAGGGAATCTGTCTGTCATCTGCTTCTCAAAACAGGTAAACAATA CCGAGTCAAATCAGTGTTTATTTGAGGGGACAGCTGTGTTGGATATGGAAATTATTGATCGATGGATCTTAGCAAGCAACTCAAAATCATGGAAAAATGTTAAACG GGAAATCAAGAAAATCTTCTCATCAGCATCAATTATCAATGGAAGTTTCATTGAGAAGAG tggtgATAAACATTATAAAACTGGGAGAGGTCATTCTGGTCTTGATTTGTCCTTGGCACGTCTTTCTTTCATGAAGCTGGCCAAGAGGGAGAACATTCTCTCAGAG ATTGTTGAAAGGGTGGAGAAGAATCTGTTGCCCTCTCTGGGATCCACTTCTGTTTCTGCAGAGGCTTTGAGAATTTATCTCATCCTGCCTGAACTCCTTCAAGTGCTGAGCAAACAGCAACGTTGCTTACAGCTTACCATCGACTTTGCAAGTGCCATTTTACATCTGGATGATGAGTCACAGGATATCTTAA CAAGCCTGTGGACCAGACTACCTGATAGCTACTTTGAAATGCTGGTAAAGacatttcattctgtgtgtgaaTACTTCATGTCCCAAATGAAAACATCACCACTGAACTACTGGACTGAAGTAACACCACTGCTAAAGGTTCTGCAGAGGCTCTACACT ATTAACAGTCGGAGAGTCAGTCAACTGGCTGATAATCACTTCCACATCAACATAATTACTGAATTGTTCGTCTTG TTGACATTGCATCCCATTTCTGAGCTGATGGATATTCTAGATGAAGAAATCTGG GAAGCATCTCATCTCAGAGTGCTTCAAAG ACAATCAGTGTTTGGAAGTACAGTTACATATGTGAAAATGAGAAAACATAACTACACTCTCCCTTTAAAG GTGAAATTCCTTTCAGAAGATGGAATAGATCATGGAGGAATATGTGCTGAGTTCTTCTCTCTACTTGGACATGAGATAACAAAACGCTCGGATGTAATTCAAGTGTTGGATGACTCCGGGCTCTTCTGGTTCTCTACTGAG CCTTCCCGGGGTGTACTGTATTTTATCGGCATCATGTGTGGACTGGCCTTTTATAATCACCATTTCATGAACATCGGCTTCCCGCTGGCACTGTTCAAAAAGCTGCTGAATCACAGTCCAACTTTAAGTGACCTGGAGGAGCTATCACCAGTGGAGGCTAG ATGTCTAAAAGATTTGCTGTTTGAAGATGAAGATGTTGAGGAGGTGTTCTGTTTGGATTTCACA GTGAAAGGACAGGAACTCATTCCAAACGGAGCAGAAATCCCAGTTACCAATGTCAACAG GCAGAAATATGTGGACTTGTATGTTGATTATGTTTTCAACAAGTCTGTGAAGCATCAGTTTGAGGAGTTTGCAGAAGGTTTTTCTCGTGGATGCCCCTTTGACTTCTGGAAGATGTACCAGCCTGAAGAGCTAAAGGACTTGCTCTATGGCAAGGCAGAATACAAATGGAAGGAATTCCAAAAG GGTGCCACATATGAATGCTGTTCACCATCCGATAACCTCATCCAGAATTTCTGGACTGTTTTCTTTGAGATGGATGAAGAACATCAGAAGAGACTTTTGA AATTCATCTACGGGACGGACCGCTTGCCTGTAGGAGGACTGTCTAAAAAGCACCTGAAAATTGTGAGATGTTTCAGTGACGATGCAGATAACCGTTTCCCCTCGGCTCAGACCTGTTACGGCGTACTGCTTCTTCCAGACTACAGCAACATAAAAATACTTCGAGAAAAACTCACTGATGCCATCACATTTTGTGACGTTTTTGGAAATGCTTAA